In Flavobacterium hankyongi, the genomic window TTCATTGTCTTCCAGACCCAAATGATAAATTGGATTGTCAATATGCTTAATGGTTACTTTGTTTTTAAAAAGTTGAAAAGCAAAATAATTGTCTAATCCATAAATATTATTTGGATATGGATAGTTGTATTTTAAAAAAATATCTTTTTGAATTAAAATATTCCCTGATAATATATTTTTATGAGGAAATTTATTTCGTAAATCTGCCGCTTTTTCTTCTCTTTTTTTTCCATAAGTGTATCTGAATACTTTATTTTTTTGTGTTTTTTTGTTTTCATATGCACATCCACCTATTATAACATCAAAACTATTATCTTTAATTTCATTGATATACTTTTCTATGAAAGAAATATCTTTTGGTATTACATCTGCATCTAAAAAAAGTAACCATTCATATTTTGCATTATTTGCTAAAATTCCTCTCGAAAATGTTCTTCCATTATTGATGTTGCTTTCTGTATATGAACAATTTTCTAAATTGTTGATAGATCTATTTTCTTCAATGATTTTTTTGTTGGTTGAGCAATCATCCAAAACCAATATTTCGTAAAGAATTTCGATACCTTGTGCTTGATTGCTCAGCTCTTTAACTAAGCTCAAAGCACTGTGGTTATAAGTAGGAATAAGTATCGAAATCATATTTGAAATTTATGCTGCAATTTATTTATAATATATTTAAAAATCTATTTTATTAGAATACTATATTTGTAAAAAAAACTTATGACTAGAGAGGATTTGTCGGCATTAATTGTTGAAAAAATAGAGAAAGAAAAAAAGTCTTTGTCAGAAAGTTTTCATAAATCTTCTAATAAAATAGGTTTCTTTTTTTTAGATGATCTTCTTCCTTCACATATTGTAGATGAAATTTATTCTTCATTTCCCAATTCTGAAATAATGAAACTCAAAAAAAGCATTAGAGAGTTTAAATATGTTTCTGCACAAATGGATGAGCTTAACCCTTTACTAGAAG contains:
- a CDS encoding glycosyltransferase family 2 protein, whose translation is MISILIPTYNHSALSLVKELSNQAQGIEILYEILVLDDCSTNKKIIEENRSINNLENCSYTESNINNGRTFSRGILANNAKYEWLLFLDADVIPKDISFIEKYINEIKDNSFDVIIGGCAYENKKTQKNKVFRYTYGKKREEKAADLRNKFPHKNILSGNILIQKDIFLKYNYPYPNNIYGLDNYFAFQLFKNKVTIKHIDNPIYHLGLEDNEVFFNKSINSIDSRIKLLKNEPGINNFDSLIKNYNFFHKSKLNIIISFLFRLSEPFLKKRILSSKPSILAFDLYRLGYICNLK